One genomic window of Branchiostoma lanceolatum isolate klBraLanc5 chromosome 5, klBraLanc5.hap2, whole genome shotgun sequence includes the following:
- the LOC136435254 gene encoding RNA helicase Mov10l1-like isoform X2 translates to MLTAVTKVLSLITGLNGESEDSYSSESETESSVSDDNDAPPPSHLGKAAEQDRKEISLEWNFSGVVTQFSHNCGLVDDTVYFSRGVVQGSEVKLGSPVQVTAKRSSLTAGWCAEVVTLITLGGWEEEESGITGPTVGMVTDVTHNTVVIDYVCTVNMDGTVDGYRPCKGDWVKAETSEDGTVQVEPLRSQVITSKVSQVRGDTGVVDGEVLFWPQVCVDGYIPSRGDWVEVTAIESTQGHYSWRATSVTPLKRPPRDRCPNNLKSWQKQKFQDGWVVPGQSPFRRKPVRFPVHLPQYPVPDMLRNCVFEGRDVKKIMPVLCKPLTMTDYARRWSCLLHLEELQMEMDIHEFDMINESLQPCGEYLSLTVPGLAEGRPSVLIGDKVVLTAPGAGDCSPSYEGYVHEVLREEVLLKFHQDFHSSYDGEPYNVFFMFNRSTLRRCHQAANFAHNLGCQVLFPSQPTLSPPLVNFQLDRNNTQLAAGKGNHSGAQQNKGGRFPGASLQLFNPRLNQQQQAAVTRILRAEARPAPYVLFGPPGTGKTVTLVETILQVFHNLPYSRIVACTPSNSAADLLAERLHKSGKVKQADMVRLNAFQRVQEIPGSIERYCMDGDQLEQVSRRRIIVATCSTAGLLYSLGLRSGHFTHVFVDEAGQATEPECMIPVGLCAGAQSQVVLSGDPMQLGPVLQSHLAKDLGLGQSLLERLMTSGPYLRDSSRFSQHGAYNPLLVTKLVCNYRSHPALLKLPSQLFYHGDLFTLADPSLTRQLEDWEGLPRKGCPIVFHGTEGEDMREGSSPSWFNPVEAVQVLRYTQLLLGGSVKQADLGIITPYRKQVEKLRLLLGSVGLDEVKVGSVEEFQGQERLIIIISTVRSTTNMLKFDTVHTLGFLSNPKRFNVSITRAQALLVMVGNPHVLGQDPYWLSLLQYCVDQGAYTGCSLPLTVKVKTDSSSRSTSDVQHTESSSSLPTTNDASSNQLDKESQIQLSSLDRDRDQCNHNISSHEVNIPEKGPRKDNNIAHSEEMIAPRLGGWKMKKDMIRHDKNTSNQPRAALAVDNQVTEKGKDTNSVKPANKDTVVADVKSEDHFGSNVKQAEVRKKEDNSSDCLVPELANTIIQNSGNLLNDGASKLPIMSVQAMEKGGMNADVAVSDCPGTRETVCDNSSMPSLSDGESDQHDSDVIVESSYEESGEER, encoded by the exons ATGCTGACAGCTGTCACAAAAGTCCTGAGCCTCATAACAGGTCTCAACGGAGAGTCCGAGGACTCCTATTCGTCGGAGTCGGAGACGGAATCCTCCGTGTCAGATGACAACGATGCACCTCCGCCATCCCACCTGGGAAAGGCAGCCGAACAAGACAGAAAGGAAATTTCGTTGGAATGGAACTTCTCGGGCGTTGTGACACAATTCTCGCACAACTGTGGACTGGTAGACGACACCGTTTACTTCAGCAGGGGCGTAGTtcaagggtcagaggtcaaactgGGTTCACCAGTACAG GTGACAGCGAAGCGCAGCAGTCTGACCGCTGGCTGGTGTGCAGAAGTCGTCACGTTGATTACACTTGGAGGctgggaggaggaggagtcagGGATAACAGGTCCTACTGTTGGGATGGTGACAGATGTCACACATAACACTGTAGTGATCGACTATGTATGTACAGTGAACATGGATGGGACAGTAGATGGGTACAGGCCGTGTAAAGGGGACTGGGTCAAAGCCGAGACGTCGGAAGATGGGACAGTCCAGGTGGAGCCGTTAAGGTCACAGGTTATCACAA GTAAGGTGAGCCAGGTGAGAGGAGATACAGGTGTGGTGGACGGTGAGGTGTTGTTTTGGCCACAGGTGTGTGTGGATGGGTACATCCCCTCCAGGGGGGACTGGGTGGAGGTGACAGCCATCGAGAGCACACAGGGACACTACAGCTGGAGGGCCACCAGTGTCACACCACTCAAGAGACCTCCAAGAGACAG ATGTCCAAATAACCTGAAGTCTTGGCAGAAACAGAAATTTCAGGATGGCTGGGTTGTACCGGGACAGAGTCCTTTCAG AAGAAAACCAGTAAGGTTTCCAGTGCACCTGCCCCAGTACCCAGTACCAGACATGCTGAGAAACTGTGTGTTTGAAGGCAGGGATGTCAAGAAGATCATGCCTGTACTATGTAAG CCCCTGACCATGACAGACTATGCCCGGCGCTGGTCCTGTCTGCTACACCTGGAGGAGCTGCAGATGGAGATGGACATCCATGAGTTTGACATGATCAAC GAGTCTTTACAGCCATGTGGTGAGTACCTGTCCCTGACTGTGCCGGGGTTAGCAGAGGGTCGTCCTTCCGTACTGATCGGAGACAAGGTGGTCCTTACTGCACCAGGGGCAGGGGACTGTTCCCCTAGCTACGAGGGCTATGTGCACGAG GTTTTAAGGGAGGAAGTACTGCTGAAGTTCCACCAGGACTTCCACTCTAGCTATGATGGAGAACCTTACAATGTCTTCTTCATGTTCAACAG GTCCACACTTCGTCGCTGCCACCAAGCTGCCAACTTTGCCCACAACCTGGGCTGTCAGGTGCTGTTTCCATCCCAACCCACCCTCAGTCCTCCACTGGTTAACTTCCAGCTGGATAGGAACAACACACAGCTAGCAGCTGGGAAGGGGAACCATTCAG GTGCACAGCAGAATAAGGGAGGAAGGTTCCCAGGTGCATCCCTTCAGCTGTTCAACCCCAGGCTGAACCAGCAGCAGCAAGCGGCTGTTACCAGGATCCTGCGGGCCGAGGCACGCCCTGCACCTTACGTCCTCTTCGGACCTCCTG GCACAGGGAAGACAGTAACTCTTGTAGAGACCATCCTTCAGGTGTTCCACAACCTGCCTTACAGTCGCATCGTAGCCTGTACCCCTTCTAACAGTGCTGCCGATCTACTG GCAGAGAGACTTCACAAGAGTGGGAAGGTGAAACAGGCCGACATGGTCAGACTGAATGCCTTCCAGAGAGTACAGGAG ATTCCAGGGTCCATAGAGCGGTACTGTATGGACGGAGATCAGCTGGAGCAGGTGTCCCGTCGTCGTATCATCGTGGCCACCTGTTCCACGGCAGGCCTGCTGTACTCGCTCGGTCTGCGGTCGGGACACTTCACTCATGTGTTTGTTGATGAG GCTGGCCAAGCTACAGAACCTGAGTGCATGATCCCAGTTGGCCTTTGTGCAGGGGCGCAGTCTCAG GTTGTACTGTCAGGAGACCCCATGCAGCTTGGCCCAGTACTGCAGTCCCACCTTGCCAAGGACCTTGGGCTGGGCCAGTCCCTGCTGGAGCGGCTGATGACCAGTGGTCCCTACCTCAGGGACAGCAGCAGGTTCTCTCAGCATGGAGCCTACAACCCGCTTCTG GTGACAAAGTTGGTGTGTAACTACCGCTCCCACCCTGCCCTCCTGAAGCTGCCATCACAGCTGTTCTATCACGGGGACCTTTTCACCCTTGCCGACCCCTCGCTGACCCGACAGCTGGAGGACTGGGAGGGGCTGCCCCGTAAAGGCTGCCCAATTGTCTTCCATGGAACAGAGGGTGAAGACATGCGGGAGGGCAGCAGCCCATCCTGGTTCAACCCTGTGGAGGCAGTACAGGTCCTGCGCTACACACAGCTGCTGCTAGGGGGCAGTGTCAAACAGGCAGACCTTGGAATCATCACCCCTTACAGAAAACAG GTTGAGAAGCTACGGCTGCTGCTGGGGTCGGTTGGACTGGACGAGGTCAAGGTCGGGTCAGTGGAGGAGTTCCAGGGACAGGAGaggctcatcatcatcatctcaacA GTTCGATCGACCACCAACATGCTGAAGTTCGACACCGTGCACACCTTGGGCTTCCTCAGTAACCCCAAACGGTTCAACGTGTCAATCACCCGAGCACAGGCCCTGCTGGTCATGGTGGGAAACCCCCACGTGCTGGGACAG GACCCCTATTGGCTGtccctgctgcagtactgtgtTGACCAGGGTGCATACACTGGCTGCTCACTCCCCCTAACTGTG aaagtgaagacagactctAGTAGTAGAAGTACAAGTGATGTCCAACACACAGAATCAAGTTCTTCACTTCCTACAACAAACGATGCTTCTTCCAACCAGCTGGATAAGGAATCACAAATACAGCTATCGAGTCTTGATAGAGACAGAGATCAGTGCAATCACAACATTAGCAGCCATGAGGTGAATATCCCAGAAAAGGGGCCCAGAAAAGACAATAATATTGCTCACAGTGAAGAGATGATAGCACCAAGGTTAGGTGgatggaaaatgaagaaagacatgATAAGACATGATAAGAATACTTCCAACCAACCACGAGCAGCCCTTGCAGTAGACAATCAGGTCACAGAGAAAGGCAAGGACACAAACAGTGTGAAACCTGCCAACAAGGACACTGTTGTAGCTGATGTCAAAAGTGAAGATCACTTTGGAAGCAACGTCAaacaagcagaggttaggaaGAAAGAGGACAACAGCAGTGACTGCTTGGTACCAGAACTTGCAAACACAATCATCCAGAATAGTGGCAATTTACTGAATGACGGGGCATCAAAGTTGCCAATCATGTCAGTACAGGCCATGGAGAAAGGAGGCATGAATGCAGATGTAGCTGTATCAGACTGTCCAGGTACACGTGAGACTGTATGTGACAACAGTAGTATGCCATCACTGAGTGATGGGGAGAGTGACCAACATGACAGTGATGTGATCGTGGAGAGTAGTTATGAGGAAAGTGGGGAGGAACGTTGA
- the LOC136435254 gene encoding RNA helicase Mov10l1-like isoform X3 — protein MLTAVTKVLSLITGLNGESEDSYSSESETESSVSDDNDAPPPSHLGKAAEQDRKEISLEWNFSGVVTQFSHNCGLVDDTVYFSRGVVQGSEVKLGSPVQVTAKRSSLTAGWCAEVVTLITLGGWEEEESGITGPTVGMVTDVTHNTVVIDYVCTVNMDGTVDGYRPCKGDWVKAETSEDGTVQVEPLRSQVITSKVSQVRGDTGVVDGEVLFWPQVCVDGYIPSRGDWVEVTAIESTQGHYSWRATSVTPLKRPPRDRRKPVRFPVHLPQYPVPDMLRNCVFEGRDVKKIMPVLCKPLTMTDYARRWSCLLHLEELQMEMDIHEFDMINESLQPCGEYLSLTVPGLAEGRPSVLIGDKVVLTAPGAGDCSPSYEGYVHEVLREEVLLKFHQDFHSSYDGEPYNVFFMFNRSTLRRCHQAANFAHNLGCQVLFPSQPTLSPPLVNFQLDRNNTQLAAGKGNHSGGGAQQNKGGRFPGASLQLFNPRLNQQQQAAVTRILRAEARPAPYVLFGPPGTGKTVTLVETILQVFHNLPYSRIVACTPSNSAADLLAERLHKSGKVKQADMVRLNAFQRVQEIPGSIERYCMDGDQLEQVSRRRIIVATCSTAGLLYSLGLRSGHFTHVFVDEAGQATEPECMIPVGLCAGAQSQVVLSGDPMQLGPVLQSHLAKDLGLGQSLLERLMTSGPYLRDSSRFSQHGAYNPLLVTKLVCNYRSHPALLKLPSQLFYHGDLFTLADPSLTRQLEDWEGLPRKGCPIVFHGTEGEDMREGSSPSWFNPVEAVQVLRYTQLLLGGSVKQADLGIITPYRKQVEKLRLLLGSVGLDEVKVGSVEEFQGQERLIIIISTVRSTTNMLKFDTVHTLGFLSNPKRFNVSITRAQALLVMVGNPHVLGQDPYWLSLLQYCVDQGAYTGCSLPLTVKVKTDSSSRSTSDVQHTESSSSLPTTNDASSNQLDKESQIQLSSLDRDRDQCNHNISSHEVNIPEKGPRKDNNIAHSEEMIAPRLGGWKMKKDMIRHDKNTSNQPRAALAVDNQVTEKGKDTNSVKPANKDTVVADVKSEDHFGSNVKQAEVRKKEDNSSDCLVPELANTIIQNSGNLLNDGASKLPIMSVQAMEKGGMNADVAVSDCPGTRETVCDNSSMPSLSDGESDQHDSDVIVESSYEESGEER, from the exons ATGCTGACAGCTGTCACAAAAGTCCTGAGCCTCATAACAGGTCTCAACGGAGAGTCCGAGGACTCCTATTCGTCGGAGTCGGAGACGGAATCCTCCGTGTCAGATGACAACGATGCACCTCCGCCATCCCACCTGGGAAAGGCAGCCGAACAAGACAGAAAGGAAATTTCGTTGGAATGGAACTTCTCGGGCGTTGTGACACAATTCTCGCACAACTGTGGACTGGTAGACGACACCGTTTACTTCAGCAGGGGCGTAGTtcaagggtcagaggtcaaactgGGTTCACCAGTACAG GTGACAGCGAAGCGCAGCAGTCTGACCGCTGGCTGGTGTGCAGAAGTCGTCACGTTGATTACACTTGGAGGctgggaggaggaggagtcagGGATAACAGGTCCTACTGTTGGGATGGTGACAGATGTCACACATAACACTGTAGTGATCGACTATGTATGTACAGTGAACATGGATGGGACAGTAGATGGGTACAGGCCGTGTAAAGGGGACTGGGTCAAAGCCGAGACGTCGGAAGATGGGACAGTCCAGGTGGAGCCGTTAAGGTCACAGGTTATCACAA GTAAGGTGAGCCAGGTGAGAGGAGATACAGGTGTGGTGGACGGTGAGGTGTTGTTTTGGCCACAGGTGTGTGTGGATGGGTACATCCCCTCCAGGGGGGACTGGGTGGAGGTGACAGCCATCGAGAGCACACAGGGACACTACAGCTGGAGGGCCACCAGTGTCACACCACTCAAGAGACCTCCAAGAGACAG AAGAAAACCAGTAAGGTTTCCAGTGCACCTGCCCCAGTACCCAGTACCAGACATGCTGAGAAACTGTGTGTTTGAAGGCAGGGATGTCAAGAAGATCATGCCTGTACTATGTAAG CCCCTGACCATGACAGACTATGCCCGGCGCTGGTCCTGTCTGCTACACCTGGAGGAGCTGCAGATGGAGATGGACATCCATGAGTTTGACATGATCAAC GAGTCTTTACAGCCATGTGGTGAGTACCTGTCCCTGACTGTGCCGGGGTTAGCAGAGGGTCGTCCTTCCGTACTGATCGGAGACAAGGTGGTCCTTACTGCACCAGGGGCAGGGGACTGTTCCCCTAGCTACGAGGGCTATGTGCACGAG GTTTTAAGGGAGGAAGTACTGCTGAAGTTCCACCAGGACTTCCACTCTAGCTATGATGGAGAACCTTACAATGTCTTCTTCATGTTCAACAG GTCCACACTTCGTCGCTGCCACCAAGCTGCCAACTTTGCCCACAACCTGGGCTGTCAGGTGCTGTTTCCATCCCAACCCACCCTCAGTCCTCCACTGGTTAACTTCCAGCTGGATAGGAACAACACACAGCTAGCAGCTGGGAAGGGGAACCATTCAGGTGGAG GTGCACAGCAGAATAAGGGAGGAAGGTTCCCAGGTGCATCCCTTCAGCTGTTCAACCCCAGGCTGAACCAGCAGCAGCAAGCGGCTGTTACCAGGATCCTGCGGGCCGAGGCACGCCCTGCACCTTACGTCCTCTTCGGACCTCCTG GCACAGGGAAGACAGTAACTCTTGTAGAGACCATCCTTCAGGTGTTCCACAACCTGCCTTACAGTCGCATCGTAGCCTGTACCCCTTCTAACAGTGCTGCCGATCTACTG GCAGAGAGACTTCACAAGAGTGGGAAGGTGAAACAGGCCGACATGGTCAGACTGAATGCCTTCCAGAGAGTACAGGAG ATTCCAGGGTCCATAGAGCGGTACTGTATGGACGGAGATCAGCTGGAGCAGGTGTCCCGTCGTCGTATCATCGTGGCCACCTGTTCCACGGCAGGCCTGCTGTACTCGCTCGGTCTGCGGTCGGGACACTTCACTCATGTGTTTGTTGATGAG GCTGGCCAAGCTACAGAACCTGAGTGCATGATCCCAGTTGGCCTTTGTGCAGGGGCGCAGTCTCAG GTTGTACTGTCAGGAGACCCCATGCAGCTTGGCCCAGTACTGCAGTCCCACCTTGCCAAGGACCTTGGGCTGGGCCAGTCCCTGCTGGAGCGGCTGATGACCAGTGGTCCCTACCTCAGGGACAGCAGCAGGTTCTCTCAGCATGGAGCCTACAACCCGCTTCTG GTGACAAAGTTGGTGTGTAACTACCGCTCCCACCCTGCCCTCCTGAAGCTGCCATCACAGCTGTTCTATCACGGGGACCTTTTCACCCTTGCCGACCCCTCGCTGACCCGACAGCTGGAGGACTGGGAGGGGCTGCCCCGTAAAGGCTGCCCAATTGTCTTCCATGGAACAGAGGGTGAAGACATGCGGGAGGGCAGCAGCCCATCCTGGTTCAACCCTGTGGAGGCAGTACAGGTCCTGCGCTACACACAGCTGCTGCTAGGGGGCAGTGTCAAACAGGCAGACCTTGGAATCATCACCCCTTACAGAAAACAG GTTGAGAAGCTACGGCTGCTGCTGGGGTCGGTTGGACTGGACGAGGTCAAGGTCGGGTCAGTGGAGGAGTTCCAGGGACAGGAGaggctcatcatcatcatctcaacA GTTCGATCGACCACCAACATGCTGAAGTTCGACACCGTGCACACCTTGGGCTTCCTCAGTAACCCCAAACGGTTCAACGTGTCAATCACCCGAGCACAGGCCCTGCTGGTCATGGTGGGAAACCCCCACGTGCTGGGACAG GACCCCTATTGGCTGtccctgctgcagtactgtgtTGACCAGGGTGCATACACTGGCTGCTCACTCCCCCTAACTGTG aaagtgaagacagactctAGTAGTAGAAGTACAAGTGATGTCCAACACACAGAATCAAGTTCTTCACTTCCTACAACAAACGATGCTTCTTCCAACCAGCTGGATAAGGAATCACAAATACAGCTATCGAGTCTTGATAGAGACAGAGATCAGTGCAATCACAACATTAGCAGCCATGAGGTGAATATCCCAGAAAAGGGGCCCAGAAAAGACAATAATATTGCTCACAGTGAAGAGATGATAGCACCAAGGTTAGGTGgatggaaaatgaagaaagacatgATAAGACATGATAAGAATACTTCCAACCAACCACGAGCAGCCCTTGCAGTAGACAATCAGGTCACAGAGAAAGGCAAGGACACAAACAGTGTGAAACCTGCCAACAAGGACACTGTTGTAGCTGATGTCAAAAGTGAAGATCACTTTGGAAGCAACGTCAaacaagcagaggttaggaaGAAAGAGGACAACAGCAGTGACTGCTTGGTACCAGAACTTGCAAACACAATCATCCAGAATAGTGGCAATTTACTGAATGACGGGGCATCAAAGTTGCCAATCATGTCAGTACAGGCCATGGAGAAAGGAGGCATGAATGCAGATGTAGCTGTATCAGACTGTCCAGGTACACGTGAGACTGTATGTGACAACAGTAGTATGCCATCACTGAGTGATGGGGAGAGTGACCAACATGACAGTGATGTGATCGTGGAGAGTAGTTATGAGGAAAGTGGGGAGGAACGTTGA
- the LOC136435254 gene encoding RNA helicase Mov10l1-like isoform X1 encodes MLTAVTKVLSLITGLNGESEDSYSSESETESSVSDDNDAPPPSHLGKAAEQDRKEISLEWNFSGVVTQFSHNCGLVDDTVYFSRGVVQGSEVKLGSPVQVTAKRSSLTAGWCAEVVTLITLGGWEEEESGITGPTVGMVTDVTHNTVVIDYVCTVNMDGTVDGYRPCKGDWVKAETSEDGTVQVEPLRSQVITSKVSQVRGDTGVVDGEVLFWPQVCVDGYIPSRGDWVEVTAIESTQGHYSWRATSVTPLKRPPRDRCPNNLKSWQKQKFQDGWVVPGQSPFRRKPVRFPVHLPQYPVPDMLRNCVFEGRDVKKIMPVLCKPLTMTDYARRWSCLLHLEELQMEMDIHEFDMINESLQPCGEYLSLTVPGLAEGRPSVLIGDKVVLTAPGAGDCSPSYEGYVHEVLREEVLLKFHQDFHSSYDGEPYNVFFMFNRSTLRRCHQAANFAHNLGCQVLFPSQPTLSPPLVNFQLDRNNTQLAAGKGNHSGGGAQQNKGGRFPGASLQLFNPRLNQQQQAAVTRILRAEARPAPYVLFGPPGTGKTVTLVETILQVFHNLPYSRIVACTPSNSAADLLAERLHKSGKVKQADMVRLNAFQRVQEIPGSIERYCMDGDQLEQVSRRRIIVATCSTAGLLYSLGLRSGHFTHVFVDEAGQATEPECMIPVGLCAGAQSQVVLSGDPMQLGPVLQSHLAKDLGLGQSLLERLMTSGPYLRDSSRFSQHGAYNPLLVTKLVCNYRSHPALLKLPSQLFYHGDLFTLADPSLTRQLEDWEGLPRKGCPIVFHGTEGEDMREGSSPSWFNPVEAVQVLRYTQLLLGGSVKQADLGIITPYRKQVEKLRLLLGSVGLDEVKVGSVEEFQGQERLIIIISTVRSTTNMLKFDTVHTLGFLSNPKRFNVSITRAQALLVMVGNPHVLGQDPYWLSLLQYCVDQGAYTGCSLPLTVKVKTDSSSRSTSDVQHTESSSSLPTTNDASSNQLDKESQIQLSSLDRDRDQCNHNISSHEVNIPEKGPRKDNNIAHSEEMIAPRLGGWKMKKDMIRHDKNTSNQPRAALAVDNQVTEKGKDTNSVKPANKDTVVADVKSEDHFGSNVKQAEVRKKEDNSSDCLVPELANTIIQNSGNLLNDGASKLPIMSVQAMEKGGMNADVAVSDCPGTRETVCDNSSMPSLSDGESDQHDSDVIVESSYEESGEER; translated from the exons ATGCTGACAGCTGTCACAAAAGTCCTGAGCCTCATAACAGGTCTCAACGGAGAGTCCGAGGACTCCTATTCGTCGGAGTCGGAGACGGAATCCTCCGTGTCAGATGACAACGATGCACCTCCGCCATCCCACCTGGGAAAGGCAGCCGAACAAGACAGAAAGGAAATTTCGTTGGAATGGAACTTCTCGGGCGTTGTGACACAATTCTCGCACAACTGTGGACTGGTAGACGACACCGTTTACTTCAGCAGGGGCGTAGTtcaagggtcagaggtcaaactgGGTTCACCAGTACAG GTGACAGCGAAGCGCAGCAGTCTGACCGCTGGCTGGTGTGCAGAAGTCGTCACGTTGATTACACTTGGAGGctgggaggaggaggagtcagGGATAACAGGTCCTACTGTTGGGATGGTGACAGATGTCACACATAACACTGTAGTGATCGACTATGTATGTACAGTGAACATGGATGGGACAGTAGATGGGTACAGGCCGTGTAAAGGGGACTGGGTCAAAGCCGAGACGTCGGAAGATGGGACAGTCCAGGTGGAGCCGTTAAGGTCACAGGTTATCACAA GTAAGGTGAGCCAGGTGAGAGGAGATACAGGTGTGGTGGACGGTGAGGTGTTGTTTTGGCCACAGGTGTGTGTGGATGGGTACATCCCCTCCAGGGGGGACTGGGTGGAGGTGACAGCCATCGAGAGCACACAGGGACACTACAGCTGGAGGGCCACCAGTGTCACACCACTCAAGAGACCTCCAAGAGACAG ATGTCCAAATAACCTGAAGTCTTGGCAGAAACAGAAATTTCAGGATGGCTGGGTTGTACCGGGACAGAGTCCTTTCAG AAGAAAACCAGTAAGGTTTCCAGTGCACCTGCCCCAGTACCCAGTACCAGACATGCTGAGAAACTGTGTGTTTGAAGGCAGGGATGTCAAGAAGATCATGCCTGTACTATGTAAG CCCCTGACCATGACAGACTATGCCCGGCGCTGGTCCTGTCTGCTACACCTGGAGGAGCTGCAGATGGAGATGGACATCCATGAGTTTGACATGATCAAC GAGTCTTTACAGCCATGTGGTGAGTACCTGTCCCTGACTGTGCCGGGGTTAGCAGAGGGTCGTCCTTCCGTACTGATCGGAGACAAGGTGGTCCTTACTGCACCAGGGGCAGGGGACTGTTCCCCTAGCTACGAGGGCTATGTGCACGAG GTTTTAAGGGAGGAAGTACTGCTGAAGTTCCACCAGGACTTCCACTCTAGCTATGATGGAGAACCTTACAATGTCTTCTTCATGTTCAACAG GTCCACACTTCGTCGCTGCCACCAAGCTGCCAACTTTGCCCACAACCTGGGCTGTCAGGTGCTGTTTCCATCCCAACCCACCCTCAGTCCTCCACTGGTTAACTTCCAGCTGGATAGGAACAACACACAGCTAGCAGCTGGGAAGGGGAACCATTCAGGTGGAG GTGCACAGCAGAATAAGGGAGGAAGGTTCCCAGGTGCATCCCTTCAGCTGTTCAACCCCAGGCTGAACCAGCAGCAGCAAGCGGCTGTTACCAGGATCCTGCGGGCCGAGGCACGCCCTGCACCTTACGTCCTCTTCGGACCTCCTG GCACAGGGAAGACAGTAACTCTTGTAGAGACCATCCTTCAGGTGTTCCACAACCTGCCTTACAGTCGCATCGTAGCCTGTACCCCTTCTAACAGTGCTGCCGATCTACTG GCAGAGAGACTTCACAAGAGTGGGAAGGTGAAACAGGCCGACATGGTCAGACTGAATGCCTTCCAGAGAGTACAGGAG ATTCCAGGGTCCATAGAGCGGTACTGTATGGACGGAGATCAGCTGGAGCAGGTGTCCCGTCGTCGTATCATCGTGGCCACCTGTTCCACGGCAGGCCTGCTGTACTCGCTCGGTCTGCGGTCGGGACACTTCACTCATGTGTTTGTTGATGAG GCTGGCCAAGCTACAGAACCTGAGTGCATGATCCCAGTTGGCCTTTGTGCAGGGGCGCAGTCTCAG GTTGTACTGTCAGGAGACCCCATGCAGCTTGGCCCAGTACTGCAGTCCCACCTTGCCAAGGACCTTGGGCTGGGCCAGTCCCTGCTGGAGCGGCTGATGACCAGTGGTCCCTACCTCAGGGACAGCAGCAGGTTCTCTCAGCATGGAGCCTACAACCCGCTTCTG GTGACAAAGTTGGTGTGTAACTACCGCTCCCACCCTGCCCTCCTGAAGCTGCCATCACAGCTGTTCTATCACGGGGACCTTTTCACCCTTGCCGACCCCTCGCTGACCCGACAGCTGGAGGACTGGGAGGGGCTGCCCCGTAAAGGCTGCCCAATTGTCTTCCATGGAACAGAGGGTGAAGACATGCGGGAGGGCAGCAGCCCATCCTGGTTCAACCCTGTGGAGGCAGTACAGGTCCTGCGCTACACACAGCTGCTGCTAGGGGGCAGTGTCAAACAGGCAGACCTTGGAATCATCACCCCTTACAGAAAACAG GTTGAGAAGCTACGGCTGCTGCTGGGGTCGGTTGGACTGGACGAGGTCAAGGTCGGGTCAGTGGAGGAGTTCCAGGGACAGGAGaggctcatcatcatcatctcaacA GTTCGATCGACCACCAACATGCTGAAGTTCGACACCGTGCACACCTTGGGCTTCCTCAGTAACCCCAAACGGTTCAACGTGTCAATCACCCGAGCACAGGCCCTGCTGGTCATGGTGGGAAACCCCCACGTGCTGGGACAG GACCCCTATTGGCTGtccctgctgcagtactgtgtTGACCAGGGTGCATACACTGGCTGCTCACTCCCCCTAACTGTG aaagtgaagacagactctAGTAGTAGAAGTACAAGTGATGTCCAACACACAGAATCAAGTTCTTCACTTCCTACAACAAACGATGCTTCTTCCAACCAGCTGGATAAGGAATCACAAATACAGCTATCGAGTCTTGATAGAGACAGAGATCAGTGCAATCACAACATTAGCAGCCATGAGGTGAATATCCCAGAAAAGGGGCCCAGAAAAGACAATAATATTGCTCACAGTGAAGAGATGATAGCACCAAGGTTAGGTGgatggaaaatgaagaaagacatgATAAGACATGATAAGAATACTTCCAACCAACCACGAGCAGCCCTTGCAGTAGACAATCAGGTCACAGAGAAAGGCAAGGACACAAACAGTGTGAAACCTGCCAACAAGGACACTGTTGTAGCTGATGTCAAAAGTGAAGATCACTTTGGAAGCAACGTCAaacaagcagaggttaggaaGAAAGAGGACAACAGCAGTGACTGCTTGGTACCAGAACTTGCAAACACAATCATCCAGAATAGTGGCAATTTACTGAATGACGGGGCATCAAAGTTGCCAATCATGTCAGTACAGGCCATGGAGAAAGGAGGCATGAATGCAGATGTAGCTGTATCAGACTGTCCAGGTACACGTGAGACTGTATGTGACAACAGTAGTATGCCATCACTGAGTGATGGGGAGAGTGACCAACATGACAGTGATGTGATCGTGGAGAGTAGTTATGAGGAAAGTGGGGAGGAACGTTGA